From Erwinia pyri, a single genomic window includes:
- a CDS encoding S66 family peptidase yields the protein MSVLFPPRLVPGDVIGVTAPSSGVPQHLHPRLELAIKNLKKKGFQVREGSCLRSQHKNKSSSKLSRAEELMSYLTDPEIKAVMPPWGGDLAMELLELIDFKLLARSKPKWFVGFSDLSTLHFPLTTISGWATLHGPNLMDLGAQKLDATTQAVWEILESNRGTVIKQYSSTVFQVDENQWGTAADEGFNLTQKTQWKRLDGVISSLSFSGKLIGGCLEIISRLGGTPFGNLPLYKAKNSDQGIILYFENVEMAPCELTRALFSLRLQGWFDSLNGVLIGRSAAPDISDPTKHNYLDALKAAFENVAVPVLYDVDIGHIPPQISLVNGANATVFFAENGSSVTQQL from the coding sequence ATGAGTGTCCTCTTTCCACCCAGGCTGGTTCCGGGAGATGTTATTGGTGTAACAGCTCCATCTTCTGGCGTACCTCAGCACCTGCACCCCAGGTTGGAACTCGCCATCAAAAACCTAAAGAAAAAAGGTTTCCAAGTCCGCGAAGGAAGTTGCTTACGCTCGCAGCACAAAAATAAAAGTTCCAGTAAGCTTTCTCGCGCTGAAGAATTAATGTCTTATCTTACTGACCCAGAAATAAAAGCTGTTATGCCACCGTGGGGCGGTGACCTAGCTATGGAATTGCTTGAGTTGATTGATTTTAAGCTGTTAGCTCGGTCTAAACCAAAATGGTTTGTAGGTTTTTCAGATCTTAGTACACTTCATTTTCCACTGACTACGATTTCGGGCTGGGCTACTCTGCATGGACCAAACCTAATGGATCTTGGTGCTCAAAAGTTAGATGCCACCACTCAGGCTGTATGGGAGATTCTGGAATCGAATCGGGGAACTGTAATCAAACAGTACTCTTCAACAGTATTCCAAGTTGATGAAAATCAATGGGGAACAGCGGCAGACGAAGGTTTCAATCTGACCCAAAAAACACAGTGGAAACGCCTTGATGGTGTTATATCTTCTCTCAGCTTTAGTGGAAAACTGATTGGCGGCTGCCTCGAAATAATATCGAGATTAGGAGGTACACCATTCGGGAACTTACCTTTGTACAAGGCGAAAAATAGCGATCAAGGAATAATCCTCTATTTTGAAAACGTGGAAATGGCTCCCTGTGAATTAACACGCGCATTATTTAGCTTACGATTACAGGGTTGGTTTGATAGCTTAAATGGTGTTCTTATAGGCAGAAGTGCTGCACCCGATATAAGCGACCCGACTAAACATAATTATCTGGATGCCCTTAAAGCCGCTTTTGAGAATGTTGCCGTACCCGTACTGTATGATGTGGATATTGGACACATACCTCCTCAAATTTCACTGGTAAATGGAGCCAATGCGACGGTATTTTTCGCAGAAAATGGTAGTTCCGTAACCCAGCAGCTGTAG
- a CDS encoding AraC family transcriptional regulator has translation MECSRVKALNSGFPKHLHDEYVISANLTGVEEIWLAGKTAYVKSGQVTIYNPGTIQASRFDTQSVEFISVHMPQSVMKMLADEDNIRSDREAPVLREGIINNARLFDALYRFATSARLEQGMNEEQELILLCGELLETSAVLQRDDEQRINVVIEYLRDHLSVKPQLEVLAQMAGMSKYHLVRFFTRHTGMPPLQYHMQLRLHHARDLLRRNVHPLDAAMLLGFYDQSHFINAFRKVMGTTPHHYASQVRSGHHKLPVP, from the coding sequence ATGGAGTGTTCCAGGGTCAAAGCTCTTAATTCTGGCTTTCCGAAACATCTTCACGATGAATATGTCATCAGCGCAAACCTGACGGGGGTTGAGGAAATCTGGCTGGCAGGGAAAACCGCATATGTTAAAAGTGGTCAGGTTACCATATATAATCCGGGTACCATTCAGGCGTCACGCTTTGACACTCAGTCTGTGGAATTCATCAGCGTACACATGCCCCAGTCAGTGATGAAGATGCTTGCAGATGAGGATAATATCCGCAGCGATCGCGAAGCGCCGGTACTGCGTGAAGGCATAATAAATAATGCGCGCCTGTTTGACGCGCTGTACCGTTTTGCAACATCAGCCCGGCTAGAGCAGGGCATGAATGAGGAGCAGGAACTGATTTTACTCTGTGGTGAGCTGCTTGAGACGTCCGCTGTGCTTCAGAGAGATGATGAACAGAGAATCAACGTAGTCATTGAGTACCTCCGGGATCACCTCAGCGTAAAACCGCAGCTGGAGGTGCTCGCGCAGATGGCGGGGATGAGCAAATATCATCTTGTTCGATTCTTTACCCGGCATACGGGGATGCCGCCTCTGCAGTATCACATGCAGCTTCGCCTGCACCATGCCCGTGACTTGCTTCGCAGAAACGTGCATCCGCTCGACGCGGCGATGCTGCTGGGGTTTTACGATCAGAGTCATTTCATCAACGCGTTTCGCAAAGTGATGGGAACAACACCCCATCACTATGCTTCGCAGGTCAGATCAGGTCACCATAAACTCCCGGTACCCTGA
- a CDS encoding LysE family transporter yields MIEFSNGFLLSLSLCLDIGIANIAMITLAMQRGYFHGFWLGIGTCVGDLAYALLALAGMAVLLQYEAVRLGLWIGGGAMLLWFASKMLVAAFRRAAELNVSETHEYRPLLREFGRGVVLAMSSPTAILWFATVGGALISRMGQHSVTATSWFLSGFFIAGMFWTCVLCLVGSFGGKLLGHRLLKYSYIASALIFSYFALYVIVSGYREFMVT; encoded by the coding sequence ATGATCGAGTTTTCAAACGGTTTCTTACTGAGCCTTTCGCTGTGTCTTGATATCGGGATTGCCAATATCGCCATGATTACCCTTGCCATGCAACGTGGATATTTCCATGGTTTCTGGCTGGGGATTGGGACCTGCGTGGGTGACCTTGCGTATGCATTACTGGCGCTGGCGGGAATGGCCGTACTGCTTCAGTATGAAGCCGTACGCTTGGGGCTGTGGATTGGCGGTGGCGCAATGCTGTTATGGTTCGCCAGTAAAATGCTGGTGGCCGCTTTCCGGAGGGCTGCAGAACTTAACGTCAGCGAAACCCACGAGTATCGCCCGCTTTTGCGTGAATTTGGGCGGGGCGTGGTGCTTGCTATGTCCTCTCCCACGGCTATTCTGTGGTTTGCGACAGTGGGAGGTGCGCTGATATCCCGAATGGGTCAGCACAGCGTTACGGCAACGTCCTGGTTTCTGAGTGGCTTCTTCATTGCGGGAATGTTCTGGACCTGTGTACTGTGCCTGGTGGGAAGTTTTGGGGGCAAACTGCTTGGTCACCGTCTGCTTAAATATTCCTACATAGCCTCAGCCCTCATATTCAGCTACTTTGCGCTTTACGTGATCGTATCAGGGTACCGGGAGTTTATGGTGACCTGA
- a CDS encoding GNAT family N-acetyltransferase, protein MIETMRIATISDAEAVTKLTRMAYAKWVPVIGREPLPMKADHAAFIQENRVDLLFCGADLAALVETIQRKDDILIENVAVDPRFQKRGYGKKMMAHAEKLAVQAGLDVVRLYTNSLFEVNLRLYASLGYEVERTEERNGGLAIHMLKLVP, encoded by the coding sequence ATGATCGAGACGATGCGAATTGCAACGATTAGCGATGCCGAGGCCGTTACGAAACTCACAAGAATGGCTTACGCAAAGTGGGTACCCGTGATTGGCCGGGAACCTCTTCCGATGAAGGCAGATCATGCTGCGTTCATCCAGGAGAACAGAGTCGATCTTTTGTTCTGTGGCGCAGATTTGGCCGCGCTCGTGGAAACAATTCAGCGCAAGGACGATATCCTGATTGAAAACGTGGCCGTTGACCCGCGTTTCCAGAAGCGCGGTTACGGAAAAAAGATGATGGCCCATGCAGAGAAACTGGCCGTTCAAGCCGGCTTAGATGTCGTCCGACTCTATACAAACTCGCTGTTTGAGGTGAACCTTCGCCTCTACGCATCATTGGGTTATGAAGTTGAACGTACTGAAGAACGAAACGGCGGCTTAGCAATCCACATGCTTAAGCTCGTGCCCTAG